GAAGCCGGCAAGCGTTATTTTGAGATAGCTCGATGCCATGGCGAAATTCTCCTGAGGCGTATCCATCATCTTAAGAAGGAAATCGCTCGACAGTATGGCGGCGACGGTCAAGACGCATCCTATAATGAGTGCCAGGGCAAACGAATTATCTACCGCTTTCTCAACCATCTTATAGTGTTTTGCCCCGTAATACTGCGAGATGAGTATGGTGGATGCCATGGATATACCCATAGCCAGCCCGATCAGAGTGAAAAAGACAGGGAAGCTGACCCCCACGGCGCCCACGGCGTCTTCTCCCACGAGGTGTCCCACCCATATAGTATTCACAATGCTGTAACCGATCTGGATGAGGTTCCCTACAAGCATAGGGATTGAAAAGCGCAAAAGGTGCCGAGGGATGCTGCCCACGGTCATATCGGTTCCGAATTTCTTTTCCATCCGTTCTCCTTAATACTGCGGACAAAATACTATATTGCCGCACAAATTCAAAGGGCTTTTTGCTTGACCGATTGCTATCCCGTGCTCAATCTTTTTTGCGTCCTATGTCGGACAGATTGCTTTCCGAAGCTTTAAAGCCGATCGCCGCATGGCGATCCGTGCCGTCCAATCGACAGGCAGCCTTCTTACGGATAAAGCATGGTGTGTTGCACCGGGAGAACGACTTACATCTGTTTGAAGAGATGAAGATAATTGCGGCTCACCGTAAGCAGTTCGGGCCTCTCTTTGAGCTTTAACGTTCCCCGCCCGGTAAGCGAACGGCTTACCCTGTCTATCCTGGATACGTTCACGATGATGCCCCGGTGTATCTGCCAGAACTGGTTGGGATCAAGCTCCGCCGCCAGTTCCTTGATACTCTTCTTGATGAGTGATTCACCCTGTTTCGTCATGACGATGGTGTACTTATCCTCGGCCCTGAAGTAGTCCACTTCTTCTACCGGTATGAGCCGCACACTCTCCTTGTGCTGAGTCCTGATCCAGCGGAGAAACTCCGGCGCTACCCCGCCGTTAAGCTTCAAAAGAAGCTCCTCTACGACGTGGGCCAGCTCTTTTGGCGGTTCAGAGGAAGCATCGAGCTGGCTTTTGAGGCGTGTTACTGTCTGAATCAGCCGGTCTTTCGAGACGGGCTTCAACAAGTAATCCACGGCCTCTCGTTCAAATGCTTCTACCGCGTACTGATCAAAAGCCGTGACAAATACGATGCGACAGAGGCCGGCAATCTGACTCGCCACATCCATGCCGCTTACGCCCGGCATCCTGATGTCAAGGAAGGCAATCTGTGGGCGCTCGGTTTCAATTAAAGCAAGCGCCTCTTTCCCGTTCTTTGCCTCCCCGCATATAGCAAGCTCGGGCCAGATCTCCCCAAGCAGAGATTTGAGATATGTGCGTAATTCCTTTTCATCATCGGCGATGATGGCCTTATACGTCATGTTCGGGTACCTCGATCACAGCTCGCACACCCGTTGGTTTGTTTTCTTCCAGAGTGAAGCGGCCGTTTTCTCCAAAGAGCAATTTCAAACGCTCTTTCACGTTCGCTATGCCGACCCCATTTTTCTGATAAGCCGAGAATCCCATGCCCGTGTCCACCACTTCAATCCTGATACGGCCATCCTGCTTTGTTGCTCTGACAGCCACGGTTCCTCCATCTATTGTGGGTTCAAGACCGTGTTTTATGGCGTTCTCCACGATGGGTTGGATGAGCATGGGAGGAAAGGGCTGTTGTCCCAAGGCATCGGGAAATTCGATGGTGAAGCTGAGTCGCTCGTCCATCCTGATCTTTTGTATGTTCAGATATGACCTGATCATCTCCATCTCCTGACTCAGGGTTGTGGTCTCGGGAAGGGTCCTCGACAGAGAGGTGCGGAGGTATCGAATCAAATCGGTGAGCATGGATTTGCCTTTTGCCGGGTCCGTGTCTACAAGGCTTAACACGTTGGAAAGCGTATTGAAGAGAAAATGGGGTTCAATCTGGGCCTGAAGCAGCCTGAGTCTTGCTTCGAGGGCCTCTTTCTCGCTCAAGAGTCGATTGACCCGCTCTTCCTCAATGATGCGTCTGGTGCTTTTGAGTCGCGCTTTGGAATAAAAGAAGTAGGCGACTACGCTCGTTATGGTAATGGCAGAGACGATGGTGGCAACTAAATCCTTGTCAGGCACTTTGAGCGTGATGGAATATAACCGATTAAGCGCAAAAGCGCCGATGACAAGACCGATCGTCATTCCGACCGTGATGCCGATCGCGAATACGAAGAATAGGGTGGCCCGTCTTTCCGGCTTGAAGATCTCGAGCATGAGCATAGTGGTCAAACAGACAGAGAAGCCGAAACAGAGAGACATTACCAGGTTCACGCGAAACGGATTTTCACCCGTCACGGTCAGCAGCCCAGCAATGATAAAACAGATGATGACTGTATAGAGCAAATCCATCAGCACATGTTTCGCATCGTGGTGTACTATTATCTTTTCCATGGTCGTTTCACCGGATCATTTCCATTTAGAAGGTATATTTAACCCCCATCATCAGTTGATAATCGAGAATGCTGCCAAACTCCGTATTTTTGTTCCCGCCATCGAGCGTGCTCACGGAAAACAATTCCAGATGGTTACCCAGAGAGTATGTCACAAGCGGGGTCAATTGACAAGAGCCGTCGTCAAGGTTCTGGGTTAAGCGCAGCGTGAGATCGATGTTGTTCATGATATTGTTCTGGGTATACTGGAGGAGGGCATAATTTCTGCGCAGGAACTTAAGTCCCGTGTCAGCCGCCTGACCGAGAGACATGGCGGCCAGCCCCGAGAGGGGTCCGCCGCCAAACTGATTGGCGGCTGCCTGTCGTAAAATGTAATACCGGTCTGCCTGTGCATCGCTCAATCCGGCTCCGTTGTGAGCGTATTCCAGGGTGAGCGTGCCCTTTGATTCGAAGGTATAGGAGCCACCTATGAGGATAACGGGGGTGAGCGCATGATTACTCTGATAGATCGGTTGAAGGGAAGCGCCGAGAGGAGAATAGTCTTTCTGAGGATAGAGTGCCTTGCTGCCTTGCGTGAGGGCACCTTCGGCATAAAGTAGTACCGCATCTGATACAGTCCATCCTCCGAAAAATCCGAGCGAATTCTTGCCTGAGTCCTGCCGGTGAGAGAAGATAGTGGAAGCATAGTTCTCGCGGCCCGTATAGTCGACTTTGAGGGAGTAGGTCTTCTCGAAAGGTGCGGGGCCGGTAATTTTGTTTCGCCCTTCATCCGTATTAGCGATAAGCGAGACAGTCCAGAAACTTGCAGGCAAAAAGACCAGGCGAGCGAAATCCATGCCGGGCACCTCAAGATAGGGATTACGCCGGCCGTTGTCAGGAAAGAAAGGATTGGATGGGGAAAACAGAAATGAAGGCCCCCATTGCAGATTTTCGCGTCCGTAAGAGAGAAAGAGGTTCTCACGCATCTTTAACCGGGCGAGCCACTCATTCACATACCAGTCGTTATCCCAGTCGGTATCGCCATCGCGGATACCGGAATTCCAGTCGCTCAATTCAAGCCGCATCCTCGGTTTAGCGCTCAAATCCAGCGGGTCCGCGCTGAAACGCAGGTCAGGCCGTAGCTCCAGATCGCCGAGATAGCGCGGTATTTGCAGAAAACTGTTACCCGGGTTCTGGCTTGAGGCGGCCGGCTCTTGAACGGTGCCATAGGCGAGGGTCCGGAAATCCATTGAGAAGCGTTCTGCCAGGATCTTCGTGACCGGCGCCTCAGATGATGTCTTGGTCTCGTCTGCCGCCGTCCGATCGGACCACAATCCTGAGACAAACACGCATAGGATTATGGTGAAGAGGATATATTTTCTTGTTGTCACACGGCGGCCCATTCCCGTTCTCCTATCTTGTCAGGAGGTTTAAATTGAACGT
This sequence is a window from Syntrophorhabdaceae bacterium. Protein-coding genes within it:
- a CDS encoding LytTR family DNA-binding domain-containing protein encodes the protein MTYKAIIADDEKELRTYLKSLLGEIWPELAICGEAKNGKEALALIETERPQIAFLDIRMPGVSGMDVASQIAGLCRIVFVTAFDQYAVEAFEREAVDYLLKPVSKDRLIQTVTRLKSQLDASSEPPKELAHVVEELLLKLNGGVAPEFLRWIRTQHKESVRLIPVEEVDYFRAEDKYTIVMTKQGESLIKKSIKELAAELDPNQFWQIHRGIIVNVSRIDRVSRSLTGRGTLKLKERPELLTVSRNYLHLFKQM
- a CDS encoding histidine kinase, encoding MEKIIVHHDAKHVLMDLLYTVIICFIIAGLLTVTGENPFRVNLVMSLCFGFSVCLTTMLMLEIFKPERRATLFFVFAIGITVGMTIGLVIGAFALNRLYSITLKVPDKDLVATIVSAITITSVVAYFFYSKARLKSTRRIIEEERVNRLLSEKEALEARLRLLQAQIEPHFLFNTLSNVLSLVDTDPAKGKSMLTDLIRYLRTSLSRTLPETTTLSQEMEMIRSYLNIQKIRMDERLSFTIEFPDALGQQPFPPMLIQPIVENAIKHGLEPTIDGGTVAVRATKQDGRIRIEVVDTGMGFSAYQKNGVGIANVKERLKLLFGENGRFTLEENKPTGVRAVIEVPEHDV